In the genome of Bradyrhizobium arachidis, one region contains:
- a CDS encoding exopolysaccharide biosynthesis protein has product MGRLHKRSFGPIMPLLAVVAIAPDVSIVAGLLLMIPASQMIAVFGLITGATNQGRAMHFPKSSNGGVSPDWFGNNSHPPPGCNAKC; this is encoded by the coding sequence ATGGGTCGCCTACACAAGCGCTCCTTCGGCCCTATTATGCCGCTGCTCGCTGTGGTCGCTATTGCACCGGATGTCTCGATCGTAGCCGGCCTGCTACTCATGATCCCCGCGTCCCAGATGATCGCGGTCTTCGGTCTAATCACGGGGGCGACCAACCAGGGCAGAGCTATGCACTTCCCAAAATCCAGTAACGGTGGGGTGAGTCCTGACTGGTTTGGTAACAATTCTCACCCGCCACCCGGCTGCAATGCAAAGTGCTGA
- the ppk2 gene encoding polyphosphate kinase 2, giving the protein MKNRPPLPQHLSRHRYHALLVRLQIELVKLQRSVIERGQRILVIVEGRDAAGKDGTIKSIVEHLSPRDTRIVALGPPSNRERCSWYFQRHVSHLPAAGEIVLFNRSWYNRAGVERVMNFCTKKETEEFLETVPGFEAMIERSGITLLKYYLDISKQEQKRRLADRQRDPLKQWKLSPIDAKAQKLWKAYSEARDKMLERTHTVTSPWTVVRAGDKEHARLNIIRDVLWRLHYPGKHRRLHRPDPAVVFPYDKACYERALIEA; this is encoded by the coding sequence ATGAAGAACCGGCCACCGCTTCCGCAACATTTGAGTCGCCATAGGTATCACGCGCTGCTGGTCCGGCTGCAAATCGAGCTCGTCAAGCTGCAGCGCAGCGTGATTGAGCGCGGCCAGCGAATCCTTGTCATCGTCGAAGGTCGCGACGCCGCCGGCAAGGATGGCACGATCAAGTCGATTGTCGAACATCTAAGCCCGCGTGATACCCGCATCGTAGCGCTGGGGCCGCCGAGCAATCGGGAGCGGTGTTCATGGTACTTCCAGCGTCACGTTTCGCACTTGCCCGCGGCAGGAGAGATCGTGCTGTTCAATCGCAGTTGGTACAACCGTGCTGGAGTTGAGCGTGTCATGAACTTTTGCACCAAGAAGGAAACCGAGGAATTCCTCGAGACCGTGCCGGGTTTCGAAGCAATGATTGAGCGTTCGGGTATTACCCTGCTCAAGTACTATCTTGATATTTCGAAACAGGAGCAGAAGCGACGGCTCGCCGACCGCCAAAGGGATCCCCTGAAGCAATGGAAGCTGAGCCCGATCGATGCCAAGGCGCAGAAGCTTTGGAAGGCCTATTCCGAAGCCCGGGACAAGATGCTGGAACGGACGCACACCGTCACCTCGCCCTGGACCGTGGTCCGGGCCGGCGACAAGGAACATGCGCGACTTAATATCATTCGCGATGTTCTGTGGCGGCTGCACTATCCCGGAAAGCACCGTCGTCTCCACAGGCCCGATCCGGCGGTCGTTTTTCCTTACGATAAAGCCTGTTATGAGCGCGCCCTGATCGAGGCTTAG
- a CDS encoding DUF3309 family protein, giving the protein MSIGLILIILLIIFLLGGFSGRFGGYGYGYGHGGMGVIGTILVILVVLLLLGRL; this is encoded by the coding sequence ATGTCGATCGGACTTATCCTCATCATCCTCCTCATCATCTTCCTGCTTGGTGGCTTCAGCGGCCGCTTCGGCGGCTACGGCTACGGCTATGGCCACGGTGGGATGGGGGTCATCGGTACCATCCTGGTCATCCTCGTCGTATTGCTACTTCTGGGTCGGCTCTGA
- a CDS encoding transglutaminase family protein — protein sequence MITLKVLHTTTYRFNEHVHLLPHRLMLRPRESRELRLISSNVTVTPHAALTWAHDVFGNAIATATFQMTASNLVIASVAELQLDAVAWPVFDIAVSAMSYPFRYSDDDWTDLGALALPQFSDTAGVLRNWAQMFVRGGRTDTLSLLKDLSVGVSEAVRYQSREDEGTQTPVETLNRGLGSCRDFAVLFTEAARMLGFGARIVSGYLYNPEQQSVGSSNAGSTHAWAEVFVPGAGWIPFDPTNRSLGGLNLIPVAVARDIRQTIPVSGSFVGSIGAFAGMSVEVLVTS from the coding sequence TTGATTACGCTGAAGGTTCTTCACACGACGACCTATCGATTCAACGAACACGTGCACCTGTTGCCGCACCGCTTGATGCTTCGTCCGCGCGAAAGCCGCGAGCTTCGTTTGATTTCGAGCAACGTCACGGTGACGCCGCATGCGGCCTTGACCTGGGCGCACGATGTGTTTGGCAATGCAATCGCGACGGCCACGTTTCAGATGACAGCCTCCAACCTGGTGATCGCCAGCGTCGCGGAGCTTCAGCTCGACGCGGTTGCATGGCCGGTGTTCGATATCGCTGTCTCGGCCATGTCTTACCCATTCCGCTATTCTGATGACGATTGGACCGATCTCGGCGCCCTGGCTCTCCCCCAGTTCTCGGACACGGCGGGGGTCCTACGAAATTGGGCACAAATGTTCGTTCGAGGAGGTCGGACTGATACGCTGTCGCTGCTAAAGGACCTGAGCGTCGGCGTTTCGGAAGCTGTCCGGTACCAGAGCCGTGAGGATGAGGGTACCCAAACGCCGGTAGAAACATTAAATCGTGGCTTGGGGTCATGCCGGGATTTCGCGGTGCTGTTTACCGAAGCAGCACGCATGCTCGGGTTCGGAGCCAGGATCGTCTCCGGCTATCTTTACAATCCAGAGCAACAGAGCGTCGGATCGAGCAATGCGGGATCAACCCATGCGTGGGCCGAGGTCTTCGTACCGGGCGCCGGCTGGATCCCTTTCGACCCGACGAATCGCAGCCTCGGCGGCCTCAATCTGATCCCAGTCGCGGTCGCGCGCGACATCCGGCAGACGATTCCAGTGTCCGGCAGCTTCGTCGGCAGCATCGGCGCCTTCGCCGGGATGTCCGTAGAAGTTCTTGTCACATCATAG
- a CDS encoding co-chaperone GroES, with product MKFRPLHDRVAVKRIEAEEKTTGGIIIPDSAKEKPSQGEITAVGPGGRDESGKLPIDLKVGDRVLFGKWSGTEIELDDQEVLIMKESDIMGVLTELPAAKKKVA from the coding sequence ATGAAATTCCGTCCGCTTCACGACCGCGTTGCGGTCAAGCGTATCGAAGCCGAAGAGAAGACCACTGGCGGCATCATCATTCCGGACAGCGCCAAGGAAAAACCTTCGCAGGGCGAGATCACGGCGGTTGGCCCAGGCGGCCGCGACGAATCCGGCAAGCTGCCCATCGATCTCAAGGTTGGCGACCGCGTCCTGTTCGGCAAGTGGTCAGGTACGGAGATCGAGCTCGATGATCAGGAAGTACTGATCATGAAGGAAAGCGACATTATGGGCGTTCTCACCGAGCTGCCCGCCGCCAAGAAGAAGGTCGCCTAA
- the groL gene encoding chaperonin GroEL (60 kDa chaperone family; promotes refolding of misfolded polypeptides especially under stressful conditions; forms two stacked rings of heptamers to form a barrel-shaped 14mer; ends can be capped by GroES; misfolded proteins enter the barrel where they are refolded when GroES binds): MSAKEVKFGVDARDRMLRGVEILNNAVKVTLGPKGRNVVLDKSFGAPRITKDGVTVAKEIELEDKFENMGAQMVREVASKSADAAGDGTTTATVLAAAIVREGAKAVAAGMNPMDLKRGIDLAVEAVVADLVKNSKKVTSNEEIAQVGTISANGDAEIGKFLSDAMKKVGNEGVITVEEAKSLETELEVVEGMQFDRGYISPYFVTNADKMRAEMEDAYVLIHEKKLSQLNELLPLLEAVVQSGKPLVIIAEDVEGEALATLVVNRLRGGLKVAAVKAPGFGDRRKAMLQDIAILTGGQAISEDLGIKLENVTLNMLGRAKKVMIDKENTTIVSGAGKKADIEARVAQIKAQIEETSSDYDREKLQERLAKLAGGVAVIRVGGATEVEVKERKDRVDDAMHATRAAVEEGILPGGGVALLRASEHLKGLRTKNDDQKTGVEIVRKALSAPARQIAINAGEDGSVIVGKILEKDQYGYGFDSQSGEYGNLVTKGIIDPTKVVRVAIQNAASVAALLITTEAMVAELPKKNAGGGGMPQGGGMGGMDF, from the coding sequence ATGTCGGCCAAAGAAGTTAAGTTCGGCGTCGACGCCCGCGACAGGATGTTGCGCGGTGTTGAAATTCTCAACAATGCGGTTAAGGTCACGCTCGGGCCCAAGGGCCGGAACGTCGTGCTCGACAAGTCGTTCGGCGCCCCCCGCATCACCAAAGACGGCGTCACTGTCGCCAAGGAGATCGAGCTTGAGGACAAGTTCGAGAACATGGGCGCGCAGATGGTGCGAGAAGTTGCCTCCAAATCGGCAGATGCAGCTGGCGATGGCACCACCACCGCGACCGTGCTCGCGGCTGCGATCGTCCGTGAAGGCGCGAAGGCGGTTGCCGCCGGTATGAACCCGATGGACCTGAAGCGCGGTATCGACCTCGCGGTGGAAGCCGTGGTCGCCGATCTCGTGAAGAACTCCAAGAAGGTCACCTCGAACGAGGAGATCGCCCAGGTCGGCACCATCTCGGCCAACGGCGACGCGGAGATCGGCAAGTTCCTCTCCGACGCCATGAAGAAGGTCGGCAACGAGGGCGTCATCACGGTTGAAGAAGCCAAGTCGCTCGAGACCGAACTCGAGGTCGTCGAAGGGATGCAATTCGACCGCGGCTACATCTCGCCGTACTTCGTCACCAACGCCGACAAAATGCGCGCCGAAATGGAAGACGCCTACGTCCTCATCCACGAAAAGAAGCTATCTCAGTTGAATGAACTGCTTCCGCTGCTGGAAGCCGTCGTCCAGAGTGGCAAGCCGCTTGTGATTATTGCGGAAGACGTCGAGGGCGAAGCGCTCGCGACCCTGGTCGTGAACCGCCTCCGCGGCGGTCTGAAGGTCGCGGCCGTGAAGGCTCCGGGCTTCGGCGATCGCCGCAAGGCCATGCTGCAGGACATCGCGATCCTGACCGGCGGCCAGGCGATCTCGGAAGATCTGGGCATCAAGCTCGAGAACGTCACGCTCAACATGCTCGGTCGCGCCAAGAAGGTGATGATCGACAAGGAGAACACCACCATCGTCAGCGGCGCCGGTAAGAAGGCCGACATAGAGGCGCGGGTGGCGCAGATCAAGGCGCAGATCGAGGAGACCTCCTCGGACTATGACCGTGAAAAGCTGCAGGAGCGTCTTGCCAAGCTCGCGGGCGGCGTCGCGGTGATCCGCGTCGGCGGCGCGACCGAGGTCGAGGTGAAGGAGCGCAAGGATCGCGTTGATGACGCGATGCATGCGACCCGCGCGGCCGTCGAGGAAGGCATCCTGCCGGGCGGCGGCGTCGCCCTGCTGCGTGCTTCCGAGCATCTCAAGGGGCTGCGCACCAAGAACGATGACCAGAAGACCGGCGTCGAGATCGTGCGCAAGGCGCTGTCTGCGCCGGCCCGCCAGATCGCGATCAACGCTGGCGAGGACGGCTCCGTTATCGTCGGCAAGATCCTGGAGAAGGATCAGTATGGCTACGGCTTTGACTCCCAGTCCGGCGAGTACGGCAACCTGGTCACCAAGGGCATCATCGACCCGACCAAGGTCGTTCGTGTGGCGATTCAGAATGCGGCTTCTGTTGCGGCGCTCCTGATCACTACCGAAGCCATGGTGGCCGAATTGCCAAAGAAGAACGCCGGCGGTGGGGGCATGCCTCAAGGTGGCGGCATGGGTGGTATGGATTTTTAA
- a CDS encoding SOS response-associated peptidase, whose translation MGNLYSITTNQAAISALFRVVNRYVGNLALMPGVFPDYRAPIVRNSADGRELATARWGMPSSQQALLQATKKRAEKLQAKGKTINFKELLRMEPDSGTINIRNVKSKHWRRWLGPEHRCVVPFNSFSEFNKAEGGDIWFALDESRPLACFAGIWTNWTSVRKVKEGETTNNLFAFLTTEANAEVFAIHPKAMPVILTTPDEIETWMTAPAAKNRADAGELTMLKTY comes from the coding sequence ATGGGCAATCTCTATTCGATCACGACCAACCAAGCCGCTATCAGCGCTCTGTTCCGCGTCGTCAACCGCTACGTCGGCAACCTTGCGCTGATGCCCGGCGTCTTTCCGGACTACAGGGCGCCGATTGTGCGCAATAGTGCCGATGGCCGGGAGCTCGCTACCGCAAGGTGGGGGATGCCGTCGTCCCAGCAAGCCCTCCTGCAGGCAACCAAGAAACGCGCCGAGAAACTGCAGGCGAAAGGCAAAACCATCAACTTCAAGGAGTTGCTGCGGATGGAGCCGGACAGCGGCACCATCAACATCCGAAACGTGAAGTCGAAGCACTGGAGGCGCTGGCTGGGTCCGGAGCACCGCTGCGTGGTGCCGTTCAACTCGTTCAGCGAGTTCAACAAGGCCGAAGGCGGCGACATCTGGTTCGCGCTCGACGAAAGCCGTCCGCTCGCATGCTTCGCCGGCATCTGGACCAACTGGACGTCGGTCCGGAAGGTCAAGGAAGGCGAGACCACCAATAACCTCTTTGCATTTCTGACGACGGAGGCGAACGCCGAAGTCTTCGCCATCCATCCGAAGGCAATGCCCGTCATCCTGACGACGCCCGACGAGATCGAGACCTGGATGACCGCACCCGCCGCCAAAAACCGAGCCGATGCCGGCGAGCTCACAATGCTGAAGACGTACTGA